One genomic segment of Burkholderia multivorans ATCC BAA-247 includes these proteins:
- a CDS encoding metallophosphoesterase — protein sequence MRSFFVRFIAIGVMFHLYVGLRIIPDAFASPVARTLAALVLAGFCVLIPVGMFSRRFDEGWPATLFGWAGSIAMGFFSSVLVLTFLREFVLLGAYLWRQAGHGGAWAGAAPDTALGVVIGALLVTAIGFVGARRTAAIKRVAIPVTGLPAALDGLKIVQLSDIHVGPTIKRPYVERIVRAVNALDADLVVVTGDVVDGSVPRLREHTAPLARMQSRYGSFLVTGNHEYYAGAHAWIEEFRRIGLTVLLNEHVVIEHGGARFVLAGVTDFTAGGFDPAHRSDPARALAGAPADVGTRILLAHQPRSAEQASRAGFSVQLSGHTHGGQFLPWPPFVRLQQPVIGGLTQFGDMWLYTSRGTGYWGPPNRFGVPSEITLIRLARSA from the coding sequence ATGCGAAGTTTCTTTGTCCGGTTCATTGCAATCGGCGTGATGTTCCATCTGTACGTCGGGTTACGGATCATCCCCGACGCATTCGCTTCACCGGTCGCGCGCACGCTGGCCGCGCTCGTGCTGGCCGGCTTCTGCGTGCTGATTCCGGTCGGCATGTTCTCGCGCCGCTTCGACGAAGGGTGGCCCGCGACGCTGTTCGGCTGGGCCGGTTCGATCGCGATGGGCTTCTTCTCGTCGGTGCTGGTACTGACGTTTCTGCGCGAATTCGTGCTGCTCGGCGCATACCTGTGGCGGCAGGCCGGCCACGGCGGCGCGTGGGCCGGTGCCGCGCCGGATACCGCGCTCGGCGTGGTGATCGGTGCGCTGCTTGTCACCGCGATCGGCTTCGTCGGCGCGCGTCGTACCGCGGCGATCAAGCGTGTGGCGATTCCCGTGACGGGGCTGCCCGCGGCGCTCGACGGGCTGAAGATCGTGCAACTATCGGACATCCACGTGGGCCCGACGATCAAGCGGCCGTATGTCGAGCGCATCGTGCGCGCGGTCAACGCGCTCGATGCGGATCTGGTCGTCGTGACGGGCGACGTGGTCGACGGTTCCGTGCCGCGGCTGCGCGAACATACGGCGCCGCTCGCGCGGATGCAGTCGCGGTACGGCAGCTTTCTCGTGACCGGCAACCACGAGTATTACGCGGGTGCGCATGCATGGATCGAGGAGTTCCGGCGCATCGGGCTGACTGTGCTGCTGAACGAGCACGTGGTGATCGAGCACGGCGGCGCGCGCTTCGTGCTCGCCGGCGTGACCGACTTCACGGCCGGCGGATTCGACCCGGCGCATCGCAGCGATCCCGCGCGTGCGCTCGCCGGCGCGCCGGCCGACGTCGGCACGCGGATCCTGCTCGCGCATCAGCCGCGCAGCGCGGAACAGGCGAGTCGCGCGGGTTTCTCGGTGCAGTTGTCCGGCCATACGCACGGCGGCCAGTTCCTGCCGTGGCCGCCGTTCGTGCGCCTGCAGCAGCCGGTGATCGGCGGCCTCACGCAGTTCGGCGACATGTGGCTCTATACGAGCCGCGGCACCGGCTACTGGGGGCCGCCGAACCGTTTCGGCGTGCCGTCCGAGATCACGCTGATCCGGCTCGCGCGCAGCGCATGA
- a CDS encoding alpha-ketoglutarate-dependent dioxygenase AlkB family protein, giving the protein MSTPDLFDETPAPDVDWYPDWLASSDADRLLAALIDEVAWRQDTIRTPRGRIPLPRLTAWQGEPDAVYVYSGIRNVPAPWTPAVLELKRGVEAACGARFNSVLLNRYRNGQDGIGWHADNEPELGDAPVIASVSLGAMRVFDLRHRASGATHAYRLTHGSLLVMRGRTQVEWQHRVPKAPSVRGERVNLTFRYVYPAAKATDR; this is encoded by the coding sequence ATGTCGACCCCCGATCTTTTTGACGAGACGCCCGCGCCCGACGTCGACTGGTACCCGGACTGGCTCGCATCGTCCGATGCCGATCGGCTGCTCGCGGCGCTGATCGACGAAGTGGCGTGGCGCCAGGACACGATCCGCACACCGCGCGGACGCATTCCTCTGCCGCGGCTGACTGCATGGCAGGGCGAGCCCGACGCTGTCTACGTGTATTCGGGCATTCGCAACGTGCCGGCGCCATGGACGCCGGCCGTGCTGGAGCTCAAGCGCGGCGTCGAGGCGGCGTGCGGCGCGCGGTTCAACAGCGTGCTGCTCAACCGCTATCGGAACGGGCAGGACGGGATAGGCTGGCATGCGGACAACGAACCCGAACTCGGCGACGCGCCCGTGATTGCGTCGGTCAGCCTCGGCGCGATGCGCGTGTTCGACCTGCGCCACCGCGCATCGGGCGCCACGCACGCGTACCGGCTCACACACGGCAGCCTGCTGGTGATGCGCGGGCGCACGCAGGTCGAATGGCAGCACCGCGTGCCGAAGGCGCCGTCAGTGCGCGGCGAACGCGTGAACCTGACGTTCCGGTACGTGTATCCGGCGGCGAAGGCGACCGACCGATAA
- a CDS encoding recombinase-like helix-turn-helix domain-containing protein, which yields MKEASVNFNPFLKPWVAPQPNNVAGKGQIEIPGQVENRIWQTRKAEPTQYENDLGDALERVFEAGATELDDVVAGLNRIGFRMPDGAPWTAERFCAEMASLAE from the coding sequence ATGAAAGAAGCGAGCGTGAACTTCAACCCGTTCCTGAAGCCGTGGGTGGCGCCGCAGCCGAACAACGTCGCCGGCAAGGGGCAGATCGAGATCCCCGGTCAGGTCGAGAACCGGATCTGGCAGACGCGCAAGGCCGAACCCACCCAGTACGAGAACGACCTCGGCGATGCACTGGAACGCGTGTTCGAGGCCGGCGCGACCGAGCTCGACGACGTGGTCGCGGGCCTGAACCGGATCGGCTTTCGCATGCCCGACGGCGCGCCGTGGACCGCCGAGCGCTTCTGCGCCGAAATGGCGTCGCTCGCGGAATGA
- a CDS encoding MgtC/SapB family protein, with product MTFEFALRLFTAFACGVAIGLERQIRQRTAGLRTITLVACGACLFITLGVLTGDGIEGVTRIAAYVVSGVGFLGGGVIMRDKGSIQGINTAATLWCSAAVGVLSGTGHFGPALAGTCIVLLTNTLLRGVSHSINAQPVSNADLVREYQIAVICLGSDEVHIRTLLSNLMYAKPLSFQSLTSEDVPDQPERLKVTATLKLHPKDQQKLEQIASRISMEKSISSVSWTAKEAEPMME from the coding sequence ATGACCTTCGAATTCGCACTTCGACTTTTCACCGCGTTCGCATGCGGCGTCGCGATCGGCCTCGAGCGGCAGATCCGGCAGCGCACCGCGGGCCTGCGCACGATCACGCTCGTCGCGTGCGGCGCGTGCCTGTTCATCACGCTCGGCGTCCTGACCGGCGACGGCATCGAAGGCGTCACGCGGATCGCCGCGTACGTCGTATCCGGCGTCGGCTTTCTCGGCGGCGGCGTGATCATGCGCGACAAGGGCTCGATCCAGGGCATCAATACGGCCGCGACGCTGTGGTGTTCCGCAGCCGTCGGCGTGCTGTCCGGCACCGGGCACTTCGGGCCTGCGCTTGCGGGCACCTGCATCGTGCTGCTGACCAATACGCTGCTGCGCGGCGTCAGCCATTCGATCAACGCGCAGCCGGTATCGAACGCGGACCTCGTGCGCGAATACCAGATCGCGGTGATCTGCCTGGGGTCCGACGAAGTGCACATCCGCACGCTTCTGTCGAACCTGATGTATGCGAAGCCGCTGTCGTTCCAGAGTCTGACGAGCGAGGACGTGCCCGACCAGCCGGAGCGGCTCAAGGTTACCGCCACGCTGAAGCTGCATCCGAAGGATCAGCAGAAGCTCGAACAGATCGCGAGCCGGATCAGCATGGAAAAAAGCATCTCGAGCGTGAGCTGGACCGCGAAGGAAGCCGAGCCGATGATGGAATAG
- a CDS encoding non-heme iron oxygenase ferredoxin subunit: MSEQWVCAGHAGALSEDTPIEFKRTDGVEIGIYRVGDEVYALENVCPHAYALLTQGFVDEGTVECPLHEAVFDIRTGECLKGPGGRALKQYAVRLAGEEIQIKVE, encoded by the coding sequence ATGTCTGAACAATGGGTTTGCGCCGGGCACGCCGGCGCGCTGTCGGAAGACACGCCGATCGAGTTCAAGCGGACCGACGGTGTCGAGATCGGGATCTATCGCGTCGGCGACGAGGTGTACGCGCTCGAGAACGTGTGCCCGCATGCATACGCGCTGCTGACGCAGGGTTTCGTCGACGAAGGCACGGTCGAATGCCCGCTGCACGAAGCCGTGTTCGACATCAGGACGGGCGAATGCCTGAAGGGGCCCGGCGGCCGTGCACTGAAGCAGTACGCGGTACGCCTCGCCGGCGAGGAAATCCAGATCAAGGTGGAATGA
- a CDS encoding aromatic ring-hydroxylating oxygenase subunit alpha, giving the protein MTSPAQHASQHDPVRDYLDRGIKNYWYPVAPSWQVSNAPVGITRLSEQIVLWRDQDGKVHALEDRCPHRGARLSLGWNLGGSVACWYHGIEVDGSGTVNKVPAVANCPLEGTKCVKSYPVEEKAGAIFLWFGDDAHPEPAPLNLPVELVADEYAHFLCMSNWKCNYQYAIDNVMDPMHGAYLHATSHSMAEGDKQADMRVRKTETGLMFEKIGQRDVNFDWVELGETGCLWMRLAIPYKQKFGPGGNFGIIGFATPVDDDHCQVYFWRTRKVVGWQRDVWRFMYRNRLEGLHWDVLEQDRYVLESLAPNARDHEYLYQHDVGITRVRRMLRQRAQEHLSALDAHRAAQAAAESAHG; this is encoded by the coding sequence ATGACGTCCCCCGCACAACACGCATCGCAACACGACCCGGTCCGTGACTATCTCGACCGCGGCATCAAGAACTACTGGTATCCCGTCGCGCCGAGCTGGCAGGTATCGAACGCGCCGGTCGGCATTACGCGCCTGTCCGAACAGATCGTGCTGTGGCGCGATCAGGACGGGAAGGTCCACGCGCTCGAAGATCGCTGCCCGCATCGCGGCGCACGTCTGTCGCTCGGCTGGAACCTCGGCGGCAGCGTCGCATGCTGGTATCACGGCATCGAAGTTGACGGCAGCGGGACGGTCAACAAGGTGCCGGCGGTCGCGAACTGCCCGCTGGAAGGCACGAAGTGCGTGAAGTCGTATCCGGTCGAGGAGAAGGCCGGCGCGATCTTCCTGTGGTTCGGCGACGACGCGCATCCGGAACCCGCACCGCTGAATCTGCCGGTCGAACTGGTCGCCGACGAATACGCGCATTTCCTCTGCATGTCGAACTGGAAGTGCAATTACCAGTACGCGATCGACAACGTGATGGATCCGATGCACGGCGCGTATCTGCACGCGACGTCGCACTCGATGGCCGAAGGCGACAAGCAGGCCGACATGCGCGTGCGCAAGACCGAGACGGGGCTGATGTTCGAAAAGATCGGCCAGCGCGACGTGAACTTCGACTGGGTCGAACTCGGCGAAACCGGCTGCCTCTGGATGCGCCTCGCGATTCCGTACAAGCAGAAGTTCGGCCCCGGCGGCAACTTCGGGATCATCGGCTTTGCGACGCCGGTCGACGACGACCACTGCCAGGTCTACTTCTGGCGCACGCGCAAGGTCGTCGGCTGGCAGCGCGATGTGTGGCGCTTCATGTACCGCAACCGCCTCGAAGGTCTGCACTGGGACGTGCTCGAGCAGGACCGCTACGTCCTCGAAAGCCTCGCGCCGAACGCGCGCGATCACGAATATCTGTATCAGCACGACGTCGGCATCACGCGCGTGCGCCGGATGCTGCGCCAGCGTGCACAGGAACATCTGTCGGCGCTCGATGCGCATCGCGCGGCGCAGGCCGCAGCGGAGTCCGCGCATGGCTGA
- a CDS encoding IclR family transcriptional regulator encodes MSGVPKPSARPSRAPRDAERDELPPPAAGDDEPAAGASSYLVPGLERGLRILAEFTAREPVLGAPELSKRIGIPRTTTFRLLQTLEALGFLERVNGDRYFRLGVGVLRLGFEYLNSLELTDLGTPVLERLRDATSLSTHLLIRDQRDVVFVAKAQSNASMFGSVKVHVGTRLPAHATVHGHVLMGDLTRDALRQLYPEKRLEQFTDRTPATVDELYERVRQYARLGYAVSEAAFESGISAVTAPVRDHSGSIVAAITATVPRSEIGDAAEKERLVEAVCGAAVDLSQRLNYRPLDSDPTFAHARHKVAMF; translated from the coding sequence ATGAGCGGCGTACCGAAACCGTCGGCCCGGCCGTCGCGCGCGCCGCGCGACGCCGAACGCGACGAACTGCCGCCGCCCGCAGCGGGCGACGACGAACCGGCCGCCGGCGCATCGTCGTATCTGGTGCCCGGTCTCGAACGCGGGCTGCGGATCCTCGCCGAATTCACGGCGCGCGAGCCGGTGCTCGGTGCGCCGGAGCTGTCGAAGCGCATCGGCATTCCGCGCACGACGACGTTCCGTCTGCTGCAGACGCTCGAGGCGCTCGGCTTTCTCGAGCGCGTGAACGGCGATCGTTATTTCCGGCTCGGCGTCGGCGTGCTGCGGCTCGGCTTCGAATATCTGAACTCGCTGGAGCTGACCGATCTCGGCACGCCGGTGCTCGAACGGCTGCGCGATGCGACGAGCCTGTCCACGCATCTGCTGATCCGCGATCAGCGCGATGTCGTGTTCGTCGCGAAAGCGCAGAGCAACGCGTCGATGTTCGGCTCGGTGAAGGTGCATGTCGGCACGCGGCTGCCCGCGCACGCGACCGTGCATGGCCACGTGCTGATGGGCGACCTCACGCGCGACGCGCTGCGCCAGCTCTATCCGGAAAAGCGGCTCGAGCAGTTCACCGACCGCACGCCGGCCACCGTCGACGAGCTGTACGAGCGCGTGCGTCAGTACGCGCGGCTCGGCTATGCGGTCAGCGAGGCCGCGTTCGAAAGCGGGATTTCGGCGGTCACCGCGCCGGTGCGCGATCATTCGGGCTCGATCGTGGCCGCGATCACCGCGACGGTGCCGCGCTCCGAGATCGGCGACGCGGCCGAGAAGGAGCGGCTCGTCGAGGCCGTGTGCGGCGCGGCCGTCGATCTGTCCCAGCGTCTGAACTACCGTCCGCTCGACAGCGATCCGACGTTCGCGCATGCGCGTCACAAGGTCGCGATGTTCTGA
- a CDS encoding autoinducer binding domain-containing protein, giving the protein MELRWQDAYDEFSAAEDEQQLFQRIAAYSKRLGFEYCCYGIRVPLPVSKPAVAIFDTYPDGWMAHYQAQNYIEIDSTVRDGALSTNMIVWPDVDKIEPCPLWRDARDFGLSVGVAQSSWAARGAFGLLSIARHADRLTPAEINMLTLQTNWLANLSHSLMSRFMVPKLSPEARVTLTAREREVLCWTAEGKTACEIGQILSISERTVNFHVNNILEKLGASNKVQAVVKAISAGLIDTP; this is encoded by the coding sequence ATGGAACTGCGCTGGCAGGATGCCTACGATGAATTCAGCGCCGCGGAAGACGAGCAGCAACTCTTCCAGCGGATCGCCGCCTATTCGAAACGGCTCGGCTTCGAATACTGCTGCTACGGCATCCGCGTGCCGCTGCCGGTGTCGAAGCCGGCGGTCGCGATCTTCGATACCTATCCCGACGGCTGGATGGCGCACTATCAGGCGCAGAACTACATCGAGATCGACTCGACGGTGCGCGACGGCGCGCTGAGCACGAACATGATCGTGTGGCCCGACGTCGACAAGATCGAGCCGTGTCCGCTGTGGCGCGACGCGCGCGATTTCGGGCTGTCGGTCGGCGTCGCGCAGTCGAGCTGGGCGGCGCGCGGCGCATTCGGCCTGCTGAGCATCGCGCGCCACGCGGATCGTCTGACGCCGGCCGAAATCAACATGCTGACGCTGCAGACGAACTGGCTCGCGAACCTGTCGCATTCGCTGATGAGCCGCTTCATGGTGCCGAAGCTGTCGCCCGAGGCACGCGTCACGCTGACCGCGCGCGAGCGCGAGGTGCTGTGCTGGACCGCCGAAGGGAAGACCGCGTGCGAGATCGGCCAGATCCTCAGCATCTCGGAACGTACGGTCAACTTCCACGTGAACAACATCCTCGAGAAGCTCGGCGCGTCGAACAAGGTGCAGGCGGTCGTGAAGGCGATTTCGGCGGGGCTCATCGATACCCCGTGA
- a CDS encoding porin, translating to MVKHAVAAAVVGMGAASGAWAQSSVVLYGSLDAGVAYVNNVGGHAKWAMIQGNTQPDRWGLKGKEDLGGGLSAIFQLENGFYTNNGQFATANTIWNRAAYVGLSSERLGTLTLGRQTPLMFDYLDPLSTAYLAMSWFAFHPGNIDGLAATGNVPYNNAIKYRSPSFAGFSAAATLALGNTTNFSTGKSVGVALNYANGPFKAAAVYSSEHDRSVLISQTGIASFQGQNTANGYLANKVENIGAGASYQFGDFLVHGLYTRTKMQSNGYSDTFQSYDAGVNYRSSPFNTIAGGAATTTLAGRRWTQVELGDIYALSKRTQLYANVLYEHASGGAHAAFFTAGVSSTANQLIVLAGIHHSF from the coding sequence ATGGTCAAGCATGCGGTAGCAGCAGCGGTCGTCGGGATGGGCGCCGCGTCGGGCGCGTGGGCGCAGAGCAGCGTGGTGCTGTACGGGAGCCTCGATGCGGGCGTCGCGTACGTGAACAACGTCGGCGGCCACGCGAAGTGGGCGATGATCCAGGGCAATACGCAGCCCGATCGCTGGGGGCTGAAGGGCAAGGAAGATCTGGGCGGCGGCCTGTCGGCGATCTTCCAGCTCGAGAACGGCTTCTATACGAACAACGGCCAGTTCGCGACCGCGAACACGATCTGGAATCGCGCCGCCTACGTCGGCCTCAGCTCCGAGCGCCTCGGCACGCTGACGCTCGGCCGCCAGACGCCGCTGATGTTCGACTATCTCGATCCGCTCAGCACCGCCTACCTTGCGATGAGCTGGTTCGCGTTCCACCCCGGCAACATCGACGGGCTCGCCGCGACCGGCAACGTGCCGTACAACAACGCGATCAAGTACCGGTCGCCGAGCTTCGCGGGCTTCTCGGCCGCGGCGACGCTCGCGCTCGGCAATACGACGAACTTCTCGACCGGCAAGTCGGTCGGCGTCGCGCTGAACTATGCGAACGGGCCGTTCAAGGCGGCCGCCGTCTACTCGAGCGAGCACGACCGCTCGGTGCTGATCTCGCAAACCGGCATCGCGTCGTTCCAGGGGCAGAACACGGCGAACGGCTATCTCGCGAACAAGGTCGAGAACATCGGCGCCGGCGCGTCGTATCAGTTCGGCGACTTTCTCGTGCACGGGCTGTACACGCGCACGAAGATGCAGTCGAACGGCTATTCCGACACGTTCCAGAGCTACGATGCGGGCGTCAACTACCGCAGCAGTCCGTTCAACACGATCGCGGGCGGCGCCGCGACGACGACGCTCGCCGGCCGCCGCTGGACGCAGGTCGAACTCGGCGACATCTATGCGCTGTCGAAACGCACGCAGCTCTATGCAAACGTGCTGTACGAGCATGCGTCGGGCGGCGCGCACGCCGCGTTCTTTACGGCCGGCGTATCGAGCACCGCGAACCAGCTGATCGTGCTCGCGGGGATTCACCACTCGTTCTGA